In the genome of Limnothrix sp. FACHB-406, the window GGGGCAAAACCTTCGTCACTAAATCCGACGTTTGCCACAGTTGAGCGCGATCGCTCGTCACTGTTGCGCCCGCCGCTTCATAGGCCGAATCCGTAAATCCTGCGCGTTCTCCCGCGCCGGTTTCCACGGCAATCGCTAGCCCTTTTTTGACCCAACGAGCTACCACGTCGGGAACCAGGGCCACGCGCCGTTCATCCAGCGCCACTTCTTTCACAACCGCAACTTTCATACGCGTTCGCTTCCGCGCAACTGCTTGCATCCTAGGCCGATCCCCCGGTTGCGATCGGAATTTTCAACTTGTCTTATCGATCGCGCGATCGAGTGATGACATTTATAACAACTTGCCTAAAGGAATTTGTTGTAATTTCGTGGGCTTCCTCAAGAACGCTCATCGCCTTGAGAGATAAGCTTTTCCCTTTCTTTGAAGAAAAACAATCATCGTCAAAACCACTTCATTAGAGGAAAGGATTTTGCGGTGACTTTATTCCAGCAATTCTTAAGAACATCTTTAGGGAATTGCTAGGTAAAAATAGGGATCAAATGCCCAAGGCGTTTGATTATGCTGAAACTTGATTTTGAAAAATTTAAAATGAAGACGGAGCCTCTTTTTGATCCCATAGAAAACTTGATGAAGTTTCTGGGTTTCTTCATGAAGTTCTGCAACTGGCTTGTAACGAGCCAGGGGAAGTAACCCAGCTATCAGGGAGAGAATGGGTTGCCGTCTGGCCCCCGATCGTCTCGAATTCACCCCAATTCACTCTGCCCTGATACGACTGAAGGGGAAATTTCCCCGATCGCCCCGGGATCTGCCTTTGCGCGGTGGGAACGACCCGATCGGCTGTAAATTAAGGGGAGTCAGCGTTTAGCGCCGCCTTGCCATGACCTCCAAACCCAACCCCAAAACCAGCAAAACCACCCCCGAAACTCCCGCCAAGAAAATGCCCTCACCCCTGGATTGCCTGGGGGGTTCCGGGATTTCGGCGGCGATCGCGGTGGGAGCCGGCGCACTGACCTATAAAATTGCCCAAACCTTTGCCGCCCACCCGATCACCAGCACCAACCGCCTCACCCTCAGCATTGGCGGTGCGGTGCGTACCTTGGTGGTCGGGGTGGGAACC includes:
- a CDS encoding DUF3082 domain-containing protein translates to MTSKPNPKTSKTTPETPAKKMPSPLDCLGGSGISAAIAVGAGALTYKIAQTFAAHPITSTNRLTLSIGGAVRTLVVGVGTLGTFVFSFVALGLLALMVQLWVQGNRGDRPTDA